GCCGGAACGCGGACATCCTGCATGGCCAGGCCTGAGGTGACCGAAGCGCGAAGAGACCACTTGCCATGCACATCGTGCGTGGAAAATCCGGGGCGATCGGTTTCAACAAGAAAGCCGCGAATACGCCAGTTCTCGGGAGCGACGCCCGGCTCTTCGACCTTAGCCCAGATAACGGCAACATCAGCGATGCTGCCGGAGGTAATCCACATCTTCTCTCCGTTGAGAACGTAGTCGTCGCCATCTTTGCGTGCGCGCGTCCTCATGCTGCTGGGGTTCGAACCGAAATCTGGCTCGGTCAGTCCGAAGCAGCCAAGCTTTTCTCCTGTAGCCATCTTGGGTAGCCAGTAGTCTTTTTGCTGCTCTGAGCCGAAGGCAGAAATGGGATACATGACCAGCGCCGACTGCACGCTGACAAAGCTGCGGAGGCCGGAGTCCCCGCGCTCGAGTTCCTGCATCAGCAGGCCGTATTCGACGTTGTTCATTCCAGCGCAGCCGTATCCCTCAATCGTTGCCCCATAAAAGCCGAGTTCACCCATGGGACGCACCAGCTCGCGAGGAAAGCGGCCGTCGCGGTTGCACTGTTCAATGATGGGAATGATTTTCTCTTCGACGAACGCGCGCGTGTTACGGCGAACTAGTAGCTCATCGTCCGAGAGAAGAGAGTCAAATTGGAGGAAATCAACTCCTTGAAACTTGAATGCCATAGCAGTAAAGTACCTCAGGAAGAGACGACTTGTTGCACATCCGAAGGGCGAACCGATCGTGTGGCGTTCATCCTCGGCTCAGGAGGACCACAATGGCGGATCGCGCAAAGACCCCGGACGAAGATATGCATAAGGGCGCAGTAGAAGACGATAGTGTTCAGGATAATCTCAAGCGACGCTCACACAACTCCATGGCGGGTCAGCTCGGACATCGGGACCAGGATGAGATGCTGAAGGACAACGATACGGATTACCCCGAGCCCAATGCGGAAGCGGAACACAGCGGCGAGTAGCAGCCTCGAACTCAAAAACTACATCAACCTCTGCATTACTTCATCGAGCACCGCCTTGCCCGGCCGCACACGCGCATCTGGCAAGGTGGCCAGAGGGTCATCGACCAGGTTCAACAACTCGGTGAAGGTAGGCTTCGCAGTGTTCACATGGAAGATACCGGTCAGGATTTCATCATTTGCATGTGCGGCCATCAATGCGGAAATCGCCCCCGCACGATCCGCAGGGTCGAAGTCTTCACGCAGCTTGCGCAGTCGTAGATGACTACCGTCGTGCATTCTCACGTCGATCGTCGTGCCTGGATCGTATTCCACGTCGATCTCTTGAAAGTAAGGCACGAAGCCGACCTCGGAGATCGCCTCTTCATGCTCCTGCATGTATTTGTAGCTTTTAGTAGAGCCCTCGTGATCGTTGAACGTGACGCAGGGCGAAATGACATCGAGCACGACCGTGCCGCTGTGCGCGATGGCCGCTTTCAGCATCGCAAGCAGCTGCTTCTTGTCACCCGAGAAGGACCGCCCCACGAATGTAGCTCCTAATTGAATCGCAAGGGCGCAGAGATCGATCGCCGGCAGATCGTTGATCACCCCGGTCTTTAGCTTTGACCCAACATCTGCAGTCGCGGAGAATTGTCCCTTCGTTAAGCCGTAGACTCCATTGTCCTCAACGATGTAGATGATCGGGAGATTGCGGCGGAGCATGTGTACAAACTGCCCAATACCAATGGAGCCGGTGTCTCCGTCGCCGCTCACCCCCAACGCCTTCATGGTGTGGTTGGCCAGCAGGGCTCCTGTCGCAACCGAAGGCATGCGCCCATGAACGCTGTTGAACGAGTGAGATCGGCTCATGAAGTAGGCCGGGCTCTTCGAGGAGCAGCCGATGCCGGAAAGCTTCATCAGCCGTTCGGGTTGAACTCCCATCTCATAGCAGGCATCGATGATACGTTCCGAGATCGCGTTATGGCCGCAGCCAGCGCAAAGCGTCGTCTTGCCGCCACGATAATCAAGAACCTGAAGCCCGATTCTGTTTGTCTTGACTGCCGGCTTCGGCGCCACTGGATTGGATGTAGCTGGAGTCGTTGCCATTAGACGCCTTCCTGCGTGACAAGATCGTCGGTGATGGACCGCGCGTCAATCGGCAGCCCATTGAAGTGGCGGATGCTGCGCAGCCTGACAACATCCTCAGCCTTTATATCCAGCTTCAGCAGGCTCAACATCTGAGAGTCGCGGTTCTGCTCAACCACGTACACCCGCTCGTGCGAGGCTATGAAATCATGGGTTTCACTCGTAAACGGATAGGCGCGAAGTCGAAGATAGTCCGTCTCGATCCCGTATTCCTTGTGCATCTGATCGCGGCTCTCACGCGCTGCAAAATCAGAGGTCCCAAACGCAATCAGCCCTATCTTCGCCTTGCCCGTCTGCACGACTTCGGGCCGCGGGACGAGCGAGCGAGCGGTCTCGAACTTCTTTGCCAGCCGCTCCATATTGTTGAGATAGTCGTCCGGCCGCTCAGTGTATTGGGCCTTCTCATTGTGGCCTGAGCCGCGCGTGAAGTAGGCCGCAAGCGGATGGTCAGTCCCCGGCAATGTGCGATAGCCCACGCCATCACCATCGACATCTTTATAGCGGGCAAAGCCGCCCAGCTTCTTCAGATCCTCCGCATTCAGCACCTTACCTCGGTTCAACGGCTTGTCAGGGTAAGGAAATGGGTCGGACATCCAGTTGTTCATTCCCAGATCGAGATCAGACATGACGAAAACAGGCGTCTGCAATTGCTCCGCGAGATCGAACGCCACCTGCGCCATCTCGTAGCACTCTCTGACATTGCCTGGAATCAACATGACGTGCTTTGTGTCTCCATGCGACAGAAACGCGACAGAGAGCAGATCGCCTTGCTGATTGCGCGTCGGGAGACCGGTCGACGGCCCCGTGCGCTGTATATCGAAAATCACTCCGGGAAGCTCGGCGTAATAGCCGAGCCCGGCAAACTCTGCCATAAGCGATATACCCGGCCCGGATGTCGCCGTCATCGCGCGCGCGCCGGCCCAGCCAGCTCCAAGCACGGCGCCAATTGCCGCCAGTTCGTCTTCAGCCTGCACGACTGCAAAAGTTGCCTTGCCATTGTCTTCTATGCGGTAACGCTTTGCGAGATCGATGAAGTTTTCGACCAGCGATGACGACGGCGTGATCGGATACCACATCGCCACTGTGCAGCCAGCGAAAACACATCCAAGTGCAGCCGCTGTATTTCCGTCGATAATGATCTTCCCTGCGGTCTCATTCATCGGCTCGAGAACAAAGGGATCGTGCTTCGTGAAGTTCGCCGAGGCATACTCGTAGCCTGCCTGGACCGCCGCCCAGTTGAGGTCTGCAGCTTTAACCTTCTTGGCAAATTGCTTACGCAAGGCGGCTTCGACGGCGACGAGATCCATCTTCAGAAGCTGCGCGGCGATGCCAACGTAGACCATGTTCCTGACCAGCTTGCGCAGCTTCGCCTCAGGACAGACTGCAGCGGTCAGCTTGTCAAACGGCACCGGATAGCAGGCCACATCGCTCCGGAGCTGCTGGAGATTGGCAGACTCTTCATAAATCGCTGCTGCTCCCGCCGGCAGCGACAGCATGTCCTCTTGCCATGTTTCCGGATTCATCGCAATCAGGATGTCGATCTCCTTCTTGCGAGCGATATATGAATCTTTGCTGGCGCGGATCGTGTACCAGGTGGGTAGGCCGGCAATATTGGAAGGAAAGAGGTTTTTGCCGCTGA
This Acidobacteriaceae bacterium DNA region includes the following protein-coding sequences:
- a CDS encoding acyl-CoA dehydrogenase family protein → MAFKFQGVDFLQFDSLLSDDELLVRRNTRAFVEEKIIPIIEQCNRDGRFPRELVRPMGELGFYGATIEGYGCAGMNNVEYGLLMQELERGDSGLRSFVSVQSALVMYPISAFGSEQQKDYWLPKMATGEKLGCFGLTEPDFGSNPSSMRTRARKDGDDYVLNGEKMWITSGSIADVAVIWAKVEEPGVAPENWRIRGFLVETDRPGFSTHDVHGKWSLRASVTSGLAMQDVRVPAENLLPKSDGLKSPLMCLSQARYGISWGAIGAAMACYDTALQYAKQRKQFRDQPIASHQLVQEKLTWMITEITKAQLLSLQLGRLKDQGKAAFQHISMAKKNNVWMALECARMARDILGANGIVDDYPIMRHMMNLESVKTYEGTHDIHALIIGQSVTGIAAY
- a CDS encoding 2-oxoacid:ferredoxin oxidoreductase subunit beta — its product is MAPKPAVKTNRIGLQVLDYRGGKTTLCAGCGHNAISERIIDACYEMGVQPERLMKLSGIGCSSKSPAYFMSRSHSFNSVHGRMPSVATGALLANHTMKALGVSGDGDTGSIGIGQFVHMLRRNLPIIYIVEDNGVYGLTKGQFSATADVGSKLKTGVINDLPAIDLCALAIQLGATFVGRSFSGDKKQLLAMLKAAIAHSGTVVLDVISPCVTFNDHEGSTKSYKYMQEHEEAISEVGFVPYFQEIDVEYDPGTTIDVRMHDGSHLRLRKLREDFDPADRAGAISALMAAHANDEILTGIFHVNTAKPTFTELLNLVDDPLATLPDARVRPGKAVLDEVMQRLM
- a CDS encoding 2-oxoacid:acceptor oxidoreductase subunit alpha; this translates as MAAEHVEGGTQTETEMPRQSPQRNIVNDFSIQVATVNGSGSQSANLVLLRSIFRMGIPVSGKNLFPSNIAGLPTWYTIRASKDSYIARKKEIDILIAMNPETWQEDMLSLPAGAAAIYEESANLQQLRSDVACYPVPFDKLTAAVCPEAKLRKLVRNMVYVGIAAQLLKMDLVAVEAALRKQFAKKVKAADLNWAAVQAGYEYASANFTKHDPFVLEPMNETAGKIIIDGNTAAALGCVFAGCTVAMWYPITPSSSLVENFIDLAKRYRIEDNGKATFAVVQAEDELAAIGAVLGAGWAGARAMTATSGPGISLMAEFAGLGYYAELPGVIFDIQRTGPSTGLPTRNQQGDLLSVAFLSHGDTKHVMLIPGNVRECYEMAQVAFDLAEQLQTPVFVMSDLDLGMNNWMSDPFPYPDKPLNRGKVLNAEDLKKLGGFARYKDVDGDGVGYRTLPGTDHPLAAYFTRGSGHNEKAQYTERPDDYLNNMERLAKKFETARSLVPRPEVVQTGKAKIGLIAFGTSDFAARESRDQMHKEYGIETDYLRLRAYPFTSETHDFIASHERVYVVEQNRDSQMLSLLKLDIKAEDVVRLRSIRHFNGLPIDARSITDDLVTQEGV